The genome window GCTTCCCGAAGATCGCCCCGCGCCAGACTCGACAGAGCGAGGTAAAGATACGAATCCGGCACGGCGCGGAAGAGATGAAGCTCCGCCGGTCCGTACCGGCCGGCGCGCAATTCTTCGATGCCGCGCTCCAGCCGCTCGCGCGCCTCGCGACGGTCCAGGTCCGCCCGCGACGGCTCCGGCGACGACGATGGCGCCCGAGGGGAAGGCGAAACGGCCGGCGGCGCAGGAGCGGAAGGTTCCGCCGCGGGCGGCGCGCTCAGGGGCGCCGCCGAAGGCGGCGCGGGGAGCGGCGGCGCCGGCGCGCCCAGCAGTTTCTCGAGCTCCGCCACGCGGGCCCGTTCCCGATCCCGCTCCCCGGCCAGACGGCGGATTTCGAGAACGGCAAAGAACGTGGTCCCGGCGAAACCGACCACAAGGATTGCGAAAGCCCACCGCAGCGGGGATCGCGGCCGGCTTGGCTCTTCGGGAAAGAGCCCCAACGTGGCCATGGCGAACCCCCATGGTAGCGCATCCGCCGAGGGGGAACCACCGAATTCGCGCCCCCTCCGCGTCGGAAAGAACACGTTTCTGAAGCCCGCCCGTGGCCTCCCGGCGGAATCCGGCGCGGCACGCAGATTGCTCAAAAGCGGCTATAATGCAAAATGGCATGCAGCCCGGCCGACCCTACCGCCCCGAGGCCCTGGCCATCGTGGCCCTGGCGCTCCTGGCCACCTTGGCCCTCCTGGGAACCCACATCCTGCTTCCCTGACCGCCGCCTGCCCTCCAACCCGCCAAACTGACAGATCCGCTCACCCTTGAAAGATTCGATTGCAATATGCTAGAAAGTAGGAACTTATAAACGACCTCGACCTCAAGCCCTGGTACGGAACTTGCGGAAGGTTCGCGGTCCGTGGAAAAGGCCTGGTCATAAGGAGGACGCCGTCTTATGCCGACGTACGACTACGAGTGCGGCGGGTGCCGTCACACTTTCGAAGTCTTCGAAGGCCTGCACGCCCAGGGACTTCGGGAATGCCCCAAGTGCGGCAAGAAGCAGGCCCGGCGTCTCATCGGCATCGGCGCCGGCCTTGTCTTCAAAGGCTCCGGCTTCTACGTCACCGACTACAAGCGCTCAGGGGGTGGAAACGCCTCCGAAGCTCCGGCCAAGTCCGAGAAGAAGGATTCTTCCTCGTCGGAAAGCCGTAAGACCTGAAGCCGCGGCGCCGGCGCCAGCCCGTGTGGTTAAGCCCCGCCTCTCCGAAGCCCTCGCCCTGACCCTCCTTATGGCCTCCGCCTGCGCGGCTCCGGCGACCTCCTTGGGACCCGACGAGGACCCCTACCTCTGGCTCGAGGAAATCGACTCGGAGCGCGCCCTCGCCTGGGTCCGCGAGCGGAACGAGAAAACCCTCCGGCGCCTCGCCCACGATCCCCTCTACCCCTCCCTCGAGGAGGACGTCCGCCGCATTCTCACCGCGCGCGACCGCATCCCCCTGCCGTCCCTCGAAAGCGGCTGGGTCTACAACTTCTGGCAGGACGCCGACCACGTCCGCGGACTCTGGCGACGCACCCGCCCCGAGGAATACGCCCGGGATGAACCCGCCTGGGAAACGCTCCTCGACCTGGACGCCCTGGCGCGCCGCGAAAACGAAAACTGGGTCTGGCAGGGCGCCTCCGTCCTGCCCGGCTCCGACCGCGCCCTCGTCTTCCTCTCCCGCGGCGGCAAGGACGCCCGCGTCGTCCGCGAATTCGATCTCTCCCGCCGCGCCTTCGTGCCCGAGGGCTTCTTCCTCCCCGAAGCCAAGTCCCGCGTCGCCTGGCTCGACGCCGATACGCTGCTCGTGGGCACGGACTTCGGGCCGGGATCCCTGACCGATTCCGGCTATCCCCGACAGGTCCGCCGCTGGCGGCGTGGCGCCCCGCTGGCCGACGCCGAGCTCCTCTTCGAAGGCGCCCCGAGCGACGTCTCCGTCTCCGCCTACACCTCCTTCCGCCCCGAAGGACGCCTCGCCGTCCTCCTCCGCGCCCCCTCGTTCTTCCAGGAAGAGTGCCGCCTTCTCGAGCCCGACGGCACGCTCCTTCCGGTTCCCTTCCCGTCCGACATCGACTTCCGCGGCGTTTTTCAGGGCCGTCTGCTCGGGCTCCTGCGCCGCCCCTGGCGCGTGGGCGACCGGAACTTCCCCGCCGGCTCGCTCGTGGCGCTCCCGGCCGGCGCCCCGCCGGAGCGGGCGGAACTCCTCCTGGCCCCCGACGAGCGCACCTCCCTTCTCGGAGTCTCCGGCTCCCGGAGCGCCCTCTACGTCTCGGCCCTCGAGAACGTCCGCGGCCGCCTCTACCGCCTGGCCCCCGGTCCCTCCGGATGGTCCCGCGCCGCCGTGCCCCTGCCGGACCACGGCGCCGTGGGCGTCGTGTCCGCCGACGACGCCGACGACCTCCTCTACCTGCGCTACGAAAGCTTCGCGGTTCCTTCCACGCTCTACGTCCTGGAGAGCGCCTCCCGGGAACCCCGCCCGATCAAGCGCCTCCCCGAACGCTTCGACGCCCGCGGCGTCCGCGTGGACCAGTTCGAAGCCGTCAGCGCCGACGGCACCCGCGTGCCCTACTTCGTGGTCGGCCGCGAAGGCCGCGGCCCGCGTCCGACGATCCTGCACGGGTACGGCGGCTTCGAGATTCCTCAGACCCCCGCCTACCTCGGCACGCTGGGAAAGGCCTGGCTGGAGTCCGGCGGACTCTACGTGCTGGCCAACATCCGGGGCGGCGGCGAATTCGGCCCGCGCTGGCACCAGGCGGCCCTGCGGGAAAACCGGCCGCGCGCTTTCGAGGACTTCCTGGCGGTGGCGGAAGATCTCGTGCGCCGCGGCCTGACCGAACCCCGGCGCCTCGGAATCCTCGGCGGTTCCAACGGCGGACTGCTCGTGGGCGCGTGCCTCACCCGCCGCCCGGACCTCTTCGGCGCCGTCGTCTGCCAGGTGCCCCTTCTGGACATGCTGCGCTACCCGCGGCTCCTGGCCGGCCGGAGCTGGGTGGCCGAATACGGGGATCCGGACGATCCCGCCATGGCGGCGGCGCTGCGCTCCTACTCGCCCTACCACAACGTCCGCCCCGGCGTCCGCTACCCGCCCGTTCTCTTCATCACCTCGACGCGCGACGACCGCGTCCATCCCGGCCATGCGCGCAAGATGGCTGCGCTTCTCGAAGCGCGGGGAAACGGCGACGTCCTCTACTACGAAAACATCGAAGGCGGCCACGGCGCGGCCGCCAACCTCGAGCAGCGCGCCCGAATGCTCGCGCTCCAGTACCTGTTCTTCCGGCGCACCCTCGGCGGCTGACCTATACCCCGGCCCCCGCCAGCCGCTCCCGGAGCCCCGAAATCCTCCCGGCGTGATCCGTGCGGCGCACCGCCAGCGCCAGCGCCCGCCGCGACCCCACCAGCACCACCAGCCGCCGCCCCCGCGTCACCCCCGTGTACAGCACGTTCCGCGAAAGCATCCGGTAATGCTGAAGGTGCAGCGGAATCACCACCGCCGGATACTCCGATCCCTGGCTCTTGTGGATCGAGCAGGCGTAGGCCGGCACCACCTCGTCGAGCTCCCCGAAGTCGTACCGCACCTCCCGCCCGTCGAAGTCCACCGCCACCTCGCGCTCGACCTCGTCGATCGCCGTCACGAACCCCAGGTCGCCGTTGAAGACCTCCTTGTCGTAGTTGTTGCGGATCTGCATGACCTTGTCCCCCCGCCGGTACGAAAACCCGAAGCGCAGAACCGCCGGCCCCGGCGTCCGGTTGAGTTCCCTCTGGAGCCGCTCGTTGAGCGCCCGGGCGCCCACCTCCGAACGGTTCATGGGCGTGAGCACCTGCACGTCCCGCACGGGGTCCAGGCCGAACCGCGCGGGGATCCGCTCCCGCACGATCCTCACCACTTTCTCCACGACCTCCGCCGGCTCGCCCGCCTCGACGAAGAAAAAATCCTGCAGCCCCTCCCCCCCCGCCTCCAGGACCGGCATCCGTCCCCGGTTGATCCGGTGGGCGTTCGTCACGATCCGGCTGCGCGCCGCCTGGCGGAAAATCTCCGTCAGCCGAGCCACCGGCACCGCTCCCGATTCGATGAGATCCCGCAGCACCGTGCCCGGACCGACCGACGGCAGCTGATCCGCATCCCCTACGACCAGAAGCGCCGCCGACGAAGGCACCGCGCGCAGAAGCTGGTTCATGAGAACCACGTCCACCATCGACGCTTCGTCGAGCACGACGACATCCCCTTCGAGGGGACGGGAGCGTCCCCGCTTGAACTCGCCCGACACCGGGTCCACTTCGAGGAGCCGGTGGATCGTCCGCGCTTCCAGGCCCGTGGCTTCCGAGAGCCTCCGCGCCGCCCGCCCGGTGGGCGCCGCCAGCAGGCACCGCAGCCCCCGCCCCGTGTAGATCCGAACGAGCGAATTCAGGAGCGTCGTCTTGCCGACCCCCGGGCCGCCCGTGACGACGAGCACCTTGCTCCCGAGCGCGCGCCGGATGGCCTCCTTCTGGCCTTCCGAAAGAACCAGCCCCGCCTCGCGCTCCGCCCGGGCGATCGC of Planctomycetota bacterium contains these proteins:
- a CDS encoding ATP-dependent RecD-like DNA helicase, yielding MPETLSGVVERVTFHNEENGFCVLRVKTRGARDLATVVGHAPSVAPGEFVDAEGTWVQDREHGRQFRSERLRVTPPGTLEGIEKYLASGMIKGIGPHFAARLVAAFGEKVFDVIEREPRRLLEVEGIGPVRQKRITEAWADQKVIREIMVFLQSHGVGTARAVRIYKTYGARAIDVVRENPYRLAYDIPGIGFKTADQLAARLGIDARSPQRARAGLAWALQSLGEEGHCAYPTEELVRRARELLGIPDEVLRRALEEERAEGRLVEHPVRGRACVYLAGLFHAEAGVAESLRRLREGPHPLRGADAEEAIARAEREAGLVLSEGQKEAIRRALGSKVLVVTGGPGVGKTTLLNSLVRIYTGRGLRCLLAAPTGRAARRLSEATGLEARTIHRLLEVDPVSGEFKRGRSRPLEGDVVVLDEASMVDVVLMNQLLRAVPSSAALLVVGDADQLPSVGPGTVLRDLIESGAVPVARLTEIFRQAARSRIVTNAHRINRGRMPVLEAGGEGLQDFFFVEAGEPAEVVEKVVRIVRERIPARFGLDPVRDVQVLTPMNRSEVGARALNERLQRELNRTPGPAVLRFGFSYRRGDKVMQIRNNYDKEVFNGDLGFVTAIDEVEREVAVDFDGREVRYDFGELDEVVPAYACSIHKSQGSEYPAVVIPLHLQHYRMLSRNVLYTGVTRGRRLVVLVGSRRALALAVRRTDHAGRISGLRERLAGAGV
- a CDS encoding FmdB family zinc ribbon protein codes for the protein MPTYDYECGGCRHTFEVFEGLHAQGLRECPKCGKKQARRLIGIGAGLVFKGSGFYVTDYKRSGGGNASEAPAKSEKKDSSSSESRKT
- a CDS encoding prolyl oligopeptidase family serine peptidase; the encoded protein is MVKPRLSEALALTLLMASACAAPATSLGPDEDPYLWLEEIDSERALAWVRERNEKTLRRLAHDPLYPSLEEDVRRILTARDRIPLPSLESGWVYNFWQDADHVRGLWRRTRPEEYARDEPAWETLLDLDALARRENENWVWQGASVLPGSDRALVFLSRGGKDARVVREFDLSRRAFVPEGFFLPEAKSRVAWLDADTLLVGTDFGPGSLTDSGYPRQVRRWRRGAPLADAELLFEGAPSDVSVSAYTSFRPEGRLAVLLRAPSFFQEECRLLEPDGTLLPVPFPSDIDFRGVFQGRLLGLLRRPWRVGDRNFPAGSLVALPAGAPPERAELLLAPDERTSLLGVSGSRSALYVSALENVRGRLYRLAPGPSGWSRAAVPLPDHGAVGVVSADDADDLLYLRYESFAVPSTLYVLESASREPRPIKRLPERFDARGVRVDQFEAVSADGTRVPYFVVGREGRGPRPTILHGYGGFEIPQTPAYLGTLGKAWLESGGLYVLANIRGGGEFGPRWHQAALRENRPRAFEDFLAVAEDLVRRGLTEPRRLGILGGSNGGLLVGACLTRRPDLFGAVVCQVPLLDMLRYPRLLAGRSWVAEYGDPDDPAMAAALRSYSPYHNVRPGVRYPPVLFITSTRDDRVHPGHARKMAALLEARGNGDVLYYENIEGGHGAAANLEQRARMLALQYLFFRRTLGG